In the genome of Deltaproteobacteria bacterium HGW-Deltaproteobacteria-18, the window ATCGGCGAATCCCTGATGCACCCGGAGTTGGCCGCGTTCATCGCCTTTGCCCGGGCTGGGGTGCCTGATGACTGCGTTATCGGCTTTCAGTCCAACGGCATGCTCCTGACCAGAGCCTTGGCCGGAGAGTTCATGGATGCGGGGCTCGACAGGATCTGTTTTTCCGTGGATTCACCGGATGCGGATCAGCTGGAACGCTTTCGGGCCGGGTCGGAGCTTGGCCAGGTCGGTCAGGCCTTCGATCTGATGCGCGGGGCAGCCTCGCGTCCGGGCGCGCGGCCTTTGTCCCTGGGTGCTGAAACCGTGATCAGCGTCCAGAATTATGCCAGTCTCCCGGACATGGTTTCCTGGTGCGCGGATCGCGGCGTCGATTTTGTCATTGTGTCCCATGTACTGCCCTACAACGCTTCCGATGCCCCGCAGAGTCTGTACGTGCCATTATCGCAGCGTTGCCTGGATTTTTATCACGAATGGGCAAAGGTCTTTGCTGCGGAAGGGCTGGACGTCTCGCATTCGTATACTTCCTTCTACGCGGTTTTCCGCACCCCGGAGCAGCAGCGGCTGGTCGACATCATCCTGGCCATGAAGGATGACGCGCAAGGGCGCGGGCTGCAGTTCAGCCTGCCCAACACCATGAACGTCGATTTTGAACGATTGGCGCGGGTGCGTGAGACATTTGCCCACGCCATGGATATCGCGCAGGCGCGGGGTGTTCGTCTTGACCTGCCCGAGATAGCCGCGCGAGAGCCCAGGGAATGCGCATTTGTTCAAAATCCAAGCCTGTTTGTGGCCTATGATGGGGCGCTGACCCCCTGCTATTACCTTTGGCACAGCTATTCGGCCTGGCTGCTTGGCTCCGAGGTGCGCGTCAGGCAGCGTGTTTTCGGGCGTGTGCCGAAAGACGACCCGTTGCAGGTTTGGCGCTCCGGTGATTTTGTCCGTTTCAGGGACGAGGCCGTGCTTGAGGAGTATGCCCGCTGCGCCGACTGCAGCGTGGCCCCGTGCGACCATGTGCAGGGTTTCCCCGCGCCTTTCGACAGGGACTGCTATGGCCGGACGGTGCCCTGCGGGGTCTGTCCCTGGTCCGGTGGCGGGTTTGCCTGTCTGCGATAAAAAAAGGGAGGCGCTGGTGGCCTCCCTTCGGTGTCGTACGTCGTACCTGCGTTCGCTGGCTTTTTTCGCTGACGCAGCAGATTGCCGTTTTGGGGCGGTCTGCTAGCCCATGGCTGCGGGTCCGGTCTCCTGGGTGCGGATGCGGATGGCGGCCGCGCATTCCAGCACGAAGATCACTCCGTCTCCTTCCTTGCCGGTTCTGGCTCCGGTATTGATAGCCTCCACAGCCTGTTCGGCAAAATCGTCGTTGACTCCGATTTCGAGCCTCAATTTTTTCAGCAGGTTCACTTCCATGACCACGCCGCGGTATGTTTCGGTGAATCCTTTCTGGCGTCCGCTGCCGAGCACGTTGGTGACGGACATGTTGTAGATTTTCTTGGCGTACAGCTCTTGCTTGACTGCGTTCAGGCACTCGGGCCGGATATATGCTACTACGAGTTTCATGGCGTTATCCCTCTTATTCGTTGGTGAAGATCTGGAAGCCGTTGTAGGATTCCATGCCGTGTTCGGTGATGTCGAGACCCTTGAGTTCTTCTTCCTGGGTGACGCGTACGCCGAGGGTCATCTTCAGGATGGTGAAAAGGGCCAGGCCCGCTCCGAAAGCCCAGGCAAAGACCGCTGCCGCGCCGATGACCTGCGTGACGAGGATTTCACTGCCGCCTCCGTAAAAGATGCCCACGTTGTCGCCGTAGCCGGGTGCCGCGAAGAAGCCCACCGCGATGGTTCCGAATACGCCGCAGACGCCGTGCACGGAGGAGGCGCCGACCGGATCGTCGATCTTGAGGACCTGATCGATGAACTCGATGGAGATGACGACCAGGACGCCGGCCAGCAGGCCGATGATCAGCGAGCCTACGGGAGAAACTTCGTAACATCCGGCGGTGATGGCCACCAGGCCGGCCAGCGCGCCGTTCAGGGACATGGATGTGTCAGGCTTGCCGTGTTTGATCCAGGCGAAGATCATGGCGCCAAGAGCACCAGTGCAGGCCGCCATTGCGGTGTTGACCGCGATATAGCCGATGGTGCCGTCAACGGTGGTGGTGCTGCCGGGGTTGAAGCCGAACCAACCGAACCAGAGGATGAACACGCCAAGCCCGGCCAGGGGGATGTTGTGCCCGGGAATGGCTTTGGCCTTGCCGTCAGCGGTGTACTTGCCCAGACGGGGTCCGACCACGATCGCACCGGCCAGGGCTACCCAGCCACCAACGGAGTGAACCACGGTGGAGCCGGCAAAGTCGATGAATCCCATTCCTTCGAGCCAGCCCGCGCCGAGCGCGTCCCCGCCCCAGAGGCTTGCCCAGGCCCAGTGCCCCGAGATCGGATAGATGAGTGCCGTGACCGCTATGCTGACGATGATGTAGGCCGAAAATTTTGTCCGCTCGGCAATGCCGCCGGAAATGATTGTCGCCGCCGTGGCCGCGAACACGGACTGGAAGAACAGGAAGGTCAGGTCCCACTGTCCGCCTGCGGTGGTCGGATCGACCCCGGCCAGGGCAAAGCCGCTGGAACCGAAGAATCCCGAAATGTCCTGTCCGAACATGATGCCGAAGCCGAGCAGGAAAAATACCGGCACGCCGGCGGCAAAATCGAGCAGGTTTTTCATGAGGATGTTTCCGGCGTTTTTGGCGCGGGAAAAGCCCATTTCAACCAGGGCGAATCCAGGCTGCATGAACATGACCAGGATGGCCGCGATCAGTGTCCAGAGCAGATTGCCATGCTCCTGCGAGAGCGCTTCGCCTTCGGCAAAGGCCATGACCGGGGTGAAAGTTGCAAGCAATAGGGTCAAGGCCCAGACTTTTGGTCTGAGCAGGGCGGTTGTTTGTTTTTTCTCTTCGAACATGATGACCTCCGTGGTGGTGAGTGTTGATACCTCCACAGAGCATAGGTAATGCCAAAGTTGTTAACTATTTGATGTTGAACATATATATCGAAATTGCAGGATTGCCGCATGCGGTATTTGTTATTTTTTCAGCTCTTTTCTAGGCCACATTATGGCATAAATTAACATTTATGTATATTTATGCGCTGGTTTTTCTTTTCTGCCTTCTTTTACGAGGGTGGTCTGGTGCTTTTTTTATTTTGCTCTTTATTTTCAAATTGTTATATGTTTTTTCAATTTTGAAATGCGTTTGGCGGGCATGTCTCCCTCTGATCCCGTCCGGATTTTCTTTTCCGCTATTCGGATTATAAGGAAATAGTCCTTTTTTGATAAAATTATCTGCTGCGATATCTGCTGCGATATCTGCTGACGGAATGATTCTGAGTAATTTTGTACGATTTACCGAGTTCTGAGTCGCTGTTTGCCGACAAATATGTTCAATTCTACAAAACTGGGAGGATTGCTATTTGTCTATTTTTACAAAAAACGACAATTTGTCATTTTTTCTGTACGAAATTGTACTGAAACAAATTCCAGCTGTGTGGAAGTTTCTATTAACTATCTGGTATCAAATAGTTTTTTTCTGTGGCACCGTCTTTGCTTTAAACCGACAAAAATGGAGGTGCATTGTGAATCCGACAGATACTGCTTTTATCATCATTTGTGCTGCCCTGGTCATGTTCATGACCCCCGGGCTGGCCCTCTTCTACGCGGGCATGACCCGTTCCAAAAACGCCTTGGGCACCATAATGCAAAGTTTTGCGGCCCTTGGAGTCATCACCCTGGTCTGGATTTTCTGGGGATATTCCCTGTCTTTTGGTACTGACATGAACGGGCTTATCGGCGGTTTTGATTTTCTGGGCATGGCCGGAGTGGGCATGGAGCCGCACGAGTCCATCGCCACCAATCTTCCGCACATGGTCTTCATGATCTTTCAGTGCATGTTCGCCATCATTACACCCGCGCTGATCACCGGAGCCTTTGCCGAACGCATGCGGTTTTCCGCTTTTATCATTTTCATCATCCTGTGGTGCACGTTCGTCTATGCTCCTTTGTGCCACTGGGTCTGGGGCGGCGGCTGGATGGCCCAGATGGGCGCCATGGATTTTGCAGGCGGAGCGGTCGTTCACATGAGCTCGGCCAGCGCGGCCCTGGCCGCTGCGCTCGTCATCGGCAAGCGCAAGGGCTACGGCAAGCGCTCCTTCCTGCCGCACAACCTGCCCATGACCATGATCGGCACGGCGCTCCTGTGGTTCGGCTGGTTCGGTTTCAACGCCGGCAGTGCCCTGGCCGCCGACGGCCTGGCAGGCAACGCCTTCGTGACCACTCATGTGGCGGCCGCCACGGCCATGCTTGCCTGGGTCTTCGCTGAATGGAAGTTCCACGGCAAACCCACGACCCTGGGCGCGGCTTCCGGCGCGGTGGCCGGTCTTGTGGCGATCACCCCGGCGGCAGGCTTTGTAGGCATCATGGCGTCCGTGCTGATCGGGCTTGGCGCCGGCGTGCTGTGCTATTTCGGCGTGAGCCTCAAAGCCCGCTTCGGCTATGACGACAGTCTTGACGTGGTCGGCATTCACGGCGTGGGTGGAATCTGGGGCGCGCTTGCCACGGGTCTCTTCGCCAGCCAGGCCATCAATCCCGCCGGCTTCAACGGCCTCTTTTACGGCAATCCCGGACAGCTCTGGATCCAGTTCGTGTCCGTCGTGGCCACCTGCGCCTTTTCATTTGTGGTCTCCTATGTTTTGCTCAAGATTGTTAACGCCATCGTGCCCATCCGTGTCACCGAAGAAGAGGAAGAGGCCGGGCTTGACGTGGCCATTCACAGCGAATCCGCTTACCAGGCTTGATTTGCCAACCACTTGAGGAGGAATCATGAAACGAGTTGAAATAATCACCCGGCCCTACAAGCTGGACGAAATCAAGGAAGCCCTTACGGGCATGGGCATACAGGGCATGACGGTCACCGATGTTCGGGGCTTTGGACGCCAGCGCGGCCACAAGGAAGTTTATCGCGGGGCCGAGTATCAGGTCGATTTCGTGTCCAAGGTCAAGATCGAGATCGTCATCGATGATGAGATGCTTGACCAGACCCTGGATGTCATCCAGCAGGCCGCCAAGACCGGCAAGATCGGCGACGGCAAGATCTTTGTCTCCACCATCGACAACGCCATCCGCATCCGCACCGGAGAGTCCGGCGGATCGGCTCTTTAGAAACGGGCAGCTTCGGCTGCCCATTCTCGCCATGAGCATCGAAACCTTACGCCAGGCCCGGGATCTTTACCGCAATGTGGACGCGGACCCGGGCCATTCTCCTACCTGGTTTTCCGCACGCATGGATGAGTGGGTGCGCACGGCCTGTCAAACCCGCCTCGCTCCGGGCGGTAAGACGCTGGTCCTTGCCCTTGGCGGGTATGGCCGCGGCCAGCTTTTTCCCTTCTCCGACATCGATCTTCTGGTCTGTCTGCCTGAATCAGGCGCTCCCGATCCTCAGCTTTTGGCCGAGGATCTTTTTGTCCCGCTTTGGGACAGCGGCTTTGACGTCGGCCACGGCATCAGGACCGTTCCTGAAACCATTGCCCTGGCATCCGCCGATTTTGAAGTTCTTTGTTCGCTCCTTGATGCCCGGCTTCTTTATGGCTCGGCTGATCTGTTTGCCGAATTTCAGGCCGCCTGCGCGAAGGACCTTTTCATTCCTCTGCGCAGGGAGCTTTTCAACTGGCTCGCCGGACGTCACGAAGCGCGGCACAGACAGTTCGGCGACGCCACGCATCTTCTTTCGCCGAACCTCAAAGAGGGCCGCGGAGGGCAGCGTGATCATCAGACCACACAATGGCTTGAAACCCTGTGCCGGATCGACGGGGAATCGTCGCCTTTTCTTTCGTCTTCCGAGCAGGAGGCCTTGTCGCGCAGCGCCGATTTCACAGCGCTGGTCAGAGTCTCGCTGCATCGCATCAGCAAGCGCAAGAACGATGTCCTGCATCTGGAGTTGCAGCCAGAAATAGCGCAACTCATCGGCTATGGCCCGGCCGATGACCGGGACTCGGTGGAGAGTTTTCTCTCCGATCTGCACAAGGCAATGTCCGAAACCAGGCTGCTTTGCCGCCTCTGTCTGAACAAGGTGCGAGTTTCCGCCGAAGCTTCTGAATCCAGGTCTCCCAGCGCAGAGGCGGGTCTTGATTTTTCCATTCTTGTCGCCGACCCGGCCAACATACTGGAGTTGTTCCGGCATAGCGCGCAGACCGGGATACCCATTGGCTGGCATACCCGTCGCATCATCCAGGATCGCTTTTCCGCCCTGTCCGGGGAGCTGAACTGGCAGCAGCCGTTAGTTTCCCGTTTCGAAGAGATTCTGTGCAGCCCTCATGCAGGGCAGGCCCTCGATCAGATGCTTGAGGTCGGCTTTTTGACCATTTTTGTGCCCGAGTTTGCGGCCGTAGAACATCTGGTTCAATTCGACGCCTACCACAAGCTTCCCGCTGGTCCACATCTTGTCGAAACGGTGAAAAATCTCACGAAATTTGACCCGGGGCATGAATTTCTGGGTGATTTTCTCCATTCGGTGCACGCCGATCCCTGTCTGCGTTGGGCCTCGCTGCTGCATGACATTGGCAAGGGAAACGGAGATCATGCCGTCAATGGTTCCCGGCTTTCGCGCCTCATTCTTGGCAGGATTGGATATGGGCTCGATTTTGTTCAGGAATGTGTTTTTTTGATCGAACACCATCTGCTGCTGGTGCATACGGCCACACGCAACGATCTGGGAGAGGAGTCGGTCGTCATGGATCTTGCGCAGAGACTTGGCAGCACGCGCCGCCTTGACCTTCTGACCTTGCTGACCTGGGCCGACTCCTTGGCTACCGGTCCCAAGGCCTGGAATCCCTGGATCGAAAACCTGCTGCGGGAAACTTATTTCAAGACCCGAAAAGTCCTTGAACATGGAATCATGTCCGATGAAATCCTGGTGCACAGATTGAGCACGATGCGCGATGCGTTGAGGTCCGTCCGCCCAAATCATTTTTCCATCGGTGAATTCGAACGTTTTCTTTCCGTCATGCCGGCCAGGTACCTGATGCAGTCCGCTCCACAACGCATCATCGAGCACATAGAGCAGGTCCATGCCTTCCGGGAGCACTCGGATGACGTTCCTTTTCTTCTGTCATGGGAGCACAGGCCCAATTCAAGGTCGTTGCGCGTGACATTGGTCTCCATCGACAGGCCAGGACTCTTCGCCCGAGTCTGCGCGGCTCTGGCCCGGCATGGGATGTCCGTTCTTGGTGCTGAATTGTGCGTCTGGGATGACAAGACGGTCGTCGACGTGTTTTGGGTCACGGAACCGCTGGACATGCTCTATGCCGAGCAGACGGTGGAAGCCTTTCAATCCAGTCTCTCAGGGTTATTTGCCGACGAGAACAGGCTGGATAAGCTTCCTGTGCAGATAACCACAAGACTCAGGAAGTTTTACGCGCTGGACCGAGAACTTGTCAGTGTGCGTCTCGACAACGGCGCCTCGGATTTCCACACCGTGCTTTCCATTCAGGCCCCGGATGTGCCTGGTCTTCTGGCCACGGTTTCGCTTTGCCTTTACCGGCTTGGCCTTGACCTCGTTTTTGCCAAGATCGCGACACAAAAAGACAAGGCCATGGACATCCTGCACATCCGCGAAGGAGGGGAGAAGATTCCCGACTCGGAGTGTGAATCCCTTGAGCGCACCCTGAGTCTGCTCATTCGCAGCCTCTACGTCTGATTTTTCAGGAATGATTGGGTCTTCCGGTCCAGTTTTCCAGGGTCTCGGGTTCCGAGAGGCATTGGTAGCGTGGTTCCCAGTCGCACCGGGCCTTGATCTCGGCGCCGTGCTGGATGATCGAGATGGGGCGGTCCGAGCTGACCACGACAAGGATTACCTGGTCGTGTTCGGCGGTGAATCTGAGGGCGGAGTTGTATCTGGCTCCGCGGGCGCGGTTTTCCCCGGCCACGGCGCGGCCATCGAGCAGGGCGGCGAATGCGTGCAGCTTGAGGTACATCATGTCGATGTGCAACGCGCCGTCCACTTTGGCCAGCGAGGTCGCCAGATCGAGGTCCATGTGACGCTTCAGATCGAGCGGGCTTTCCAGATGCTGCCCTGAGATATTGGCCAGAGGACTCCCGAAATCGAGCACCAGGGCGCAGCCGTGTTTTCTTTCCTGGGCGCTGCGCACCAAGGTGCTGACGACCTTCATGATGGTGTAGAGCTTGTTTGAATCAAGGCTCAGTTCAAGCAGCACCTCTTCCAGTTGTACCAGATTGGCTTGTCTGGTGGAGGAGTGGAACCCCCCGTCGGAAAAGCTGCAGACGGTTTCGTCCTG includes:
- a CDS encoding radical SAM protein, with product MSMNPPLFPRKLYVEPATLCNLGCAMCVKHSAGWDCEDALMARRTFEALAPLFPHLDTLNLNGIGESLMHPELAAFIAFARAGVPDDCVIGFQSNGMLLTRALAGEFMDAGLDRICFSVDSPDADQLERFRAGSELGQVGQAFDLMRGAASRPGARPLSLGAETVISVQNYASLPDMVSWCADRGVDFVIVSHVLPYNASDAPQSLYVPLSQRCLDFYHEWAKVFAAEGLDVSHSYTSFYAVFRTPEQQRLVDIILAMKDDAQGRGLQFSLPNTMNVDFERLARVRETFAHAMDIAQARGVRLDLPEIAAREPRECAFVQNPSLFVAYDGALTPCYYLWHSYSAWLLGSEVRVRQRVFGRVPKDDPLQVWRSGDFVRFRDEAVLEEYARCADCSVAPCDHVQGFPAPFDRDCYGRTVPCGVCPWSGGGFACLR
- a CDS encoding transcriptional regulator, translating into MKLVVAYIRPECLNAVKQELYAKKIYNMSVTNVLGSGRQKGFTETYRGVVMEVNLLKKLRLEIGVNDDFAEQAVEAINTGARTGKEGDGVIFVLECAAAIRIRTQETGPAAMG
- a CDS encoding ammonium transporter, with product MFEEKKQTTALLRPKVWALTLLLATFTPVMAFAEGEALSQEHGNLLWTLIAAILVMFMQPGFALVEMGFSRAKNAGNILMKNLLDFAAGVPVFFLLGFGIMFGQDISGFFGSSGFALAGVDPTTAGGQWDLTFLFFQSVFAATAATIISGGIAERTKFSAYIIVSIAVTALIYPISGHWAWASLWGGDALGAGWLEGMGFIDFAGSTVVHSVGGWVALAGAIVVGPRLGKYTADGKAKAIPGHNIPLAGLGVFILWFGWFGFNPGSTTTVDGTIGYIAVNTAMAACTGALGAMIFAWIKHGKPDTSMSLNGALAGLVAITAGCYEVSPVGSLIIGLLAGVLVVISIEFIDQVLKIDDPVGASSVHGVCGVFGTIAVGFFAAPGYGDNVGIFYGGGSEILVTQVIGAAAVFAWAFGAGLALFTILKMTLGVRVTQEEELKGLDITEHGMESYNGFQIFTNE
- a CDS encoding ammonia channel protein, yielding MNPTDTAFIIICAALVMFMTPGLALFYAGMTRSKNALGTIMQSFAALGVITLVWIFWGYSLSFGTDMNGLIGGFDFLGMAGVGMEPHESIATNLPHMVFMIFQCMFAIITPALITGAFAERMRFSAFIIFIILWCTFVYAPLCHWVWGGGWMAQMGAMDFAGGAVVHMSSASAALAAALVIGKRKGYGKRSFLPHNLPMTMIGTALLWFGWFGFNAGSALAADGLAGNAFVTTHVAAATAMLAWVFAEWKFHGKPTTLGAASGAVAGLVAITPAAGFVGIMASVLIGLGAGVLCYFGVSLKARFGYDDSLDVVGIHGVGGIWGALATGLFASQAINPAGFNGLFYGNPGQLWIQFVSVVATCAFSFVVSYVLLKIVNAIVPIRVTEEEEEAGLDVAIHSESAYQA
- a CDS encoding transcriptional regulator (indirectly regulates nitrogen metabolism; at high nitrogen levels P-II prevents the phosphorylation of NR-I, the transcriptional activator of the glutamine synthetase gene (glnA); at low nitrogen levels P-II is uridylylated to form PII-UMP and interacts with an adenylyltransferase (GlnE) that activates GlnA), producing MKRVEIITRPYKLDEIKEALTGMGIQGMTVTDVRGFGRQRGHKEVYRGAEYQVDFVSKVKIEIVIDDEMLDQTLDVIQQAAKTGKIGDGKIFVSTIDNAIRIRTGESGGSAL